The Molothrus ater isolate BHLD 08-10-18 breed brown headed cowbird chromosome 9, BPBGC_Mater_1.1, whole genome shotgun sequence genome includes a region encoding these proteins:
- the LOC118689742 gene encoding biotin-dependent 3-methylcrotonyl-coenzyme A carboxylase beta1 subunit-like: MWTPGPLCALGRRRPGPSVPLQPLTRLLQREYREKTPTRLLQREYREKTPTRLLQREYREKTPTRLLQREYREQPPIHLLQREYRVKPPFCLLQREYRELLLPRQGWGRTQHLPPRRFLSNKPKSGRHPKTFPVLDGRVPAVYQHVFQENLRNSEAVIKRYSELLERVKEGGGENALLRHTQRNQKLFVRERLRLLLDHADFLELSPLAGLHMPYGNVPAAGCLTGIGRICGIWCVFIAGDATVKGGTLYPIGVKKQLRAQEIAMENRLLSVHLVDSGGAFLPLQSELFPDKMHGGRVFYNEAIMSAMGIPQVAVVCGSCVAGGAYVPTMAEESVIIDKIGMLFLAGPPLVKAATGEDVSPEELGGARLHSQVSGCSDHFAPSEKEAYECIRNIVSTLNCEPVPEQDRESDSPLYSPEELLGLAPLAYSYTLPVKLILSRLVDGSRFQEFKATYGTTLVTGFGHVEGHLVGIVASNGELAHDAALKGSHFVQLCGQRGIPILFLQNTAPQPAGPASISQAEAHSNRLKAQASMMAAVACAAVPKITIVIGGCFGSDSYVMCGRSFSPNFLFLWPNARVGLVDSQNFPTVPPAGGWTGEELELKQLKAKLEEESSAFYSSARLWDDGIILPQDTRKVIAQCLEIMEQKKYQAVSPRPHPIIRM; encoded by the exons ATGTGGACCCCGGGCCCACTGTGCGCCCTGGGCCGGCGGCGCCCCGGGCCCTCCGTGCCACTGCAGCCTCTGACCCGCCTGCTCCAGAGGGAATATCGGGAGAAAACCCCGACCCGCCTGCTCCAGAGGGAATATCGGGAGAAAACCCCGACCCGCCTGCTCCAGAGGGAATATCGGGAGAAAACCCCGACCCGCCTGCTCCAGAGGGAATATCGGGAACAACCCCCGATCCACCTGCTCCAGAGGGAATATCGGGTGAAACCCCCTTtctgcctgctccagagggaatatcgggagctgctgctgccgaggcagggctggggaaggacacAGCACCTGCCTCCCCGCCGGTTTTTAAGTAATAAACCCAAATCCGGGCGCCATCCCAAAACATTCCCAGTGCTAGACGGACGTGTCCCTGCCGTGTACCAACATGTGTTCCAAGAGAATTTAAGGAACAGCGAGGCTGTGATTAAAAG gTACtcggagctgctggagagggtgaaggaaggagggggagaaaaCGCCCTCCTGCGGCACACGCAGCGCAACCAGAAGCTGTTCGTGCGGGAGcgcctcaggctgctgctggaccaCGCAGATTTCCTGGAGCTGTCCCcgctggcagggctgcacatGCCCTACGGGAATGTCCCTGCTGCCGGCTGCCTCACGG GAATTGGCAGAATCTGTGGGATCTGGTGTGTCTTCATTGCTGGTGATGCCACTGTGAAAGGAGGAACCCTTTACCCAATTGGAGTGAAAAAGCAACTGAGAGCCCAGGAAATTGCCATGGAGAACAGGCTGCTGTCTGTGCACCTGGTGGACAGTGGGGGAGCCTTCCTACCCCTGCAG TCAGAGCTGTTTCCTGACAAGATGCACGGTGGCAGGGTTTTCTACAACGAGGCAATCATGTCTGCCATGGGAATCCCTCAG gtggCCGTGGTGTGTGGCTCCTGTGTGGCTGGAGGTGCCTACGTGCCCACCATGGCTGAGGAATCCGTGATCATTGATAAAATTGGGATGCTGTTCCTTGCTGGGCCGCCCCTGGTGAAGGCTGCCACGGGAGAAGATGTCTCTCCTGAGGAGCTTGGAGGAGCCAGGCTCCACTCACA GGTCAGTGGCTGCAGTGACCATTTTGCACCCTCAGAAAAGGAGGCCTATGAGTGCATTCGTAATATTGTCTCTACCTTAAACTGTGAGCCAGTGCCAGAGCAAGACAGGGAGTCTGACAGTCCCTTGTACAGCCCTGAGGAGCTCCTGGGCCTGGCACCACTGGCTTACAGCTACACTCTTCCTGTCAAACTG ATCCTGAGCCGGCTGGTGGATGGAAGCAGATTCCAGGAATTCAAGGCTACTTATGGGACAACATTAGTGACAGGATTTGGCCATGTGGAAGG GCACTTGGTGGGGATAGTGGCCAGCAATGGGGAGCTGGCTCACGATGCTGCTCTCAAGGGCAGCCACTTTGTCCAGCTCTGTGGCCAGAGGGGAAttcccatcctcttcctccaaaacactgctccacagccagcagggcctgCAAGCATCTCACAG GCAGAGGCCCATTCCAACAGGCTGAAGGCCCAGGCCTCCATGATGGCTGCAgttgcctgtgctgctgttcccaaaATAACCATTGTCATTGGAGGCTGTTTTGGGAGTGACAGCTACGTCATG TGTGGGAGATCGTTCAGTCCAAACTTTCTGTTCCTGTGGCCCAATGCAAGAGTTGGTCTTGTGGATTCTCAGAATTTCCCCACAGTTCCACCAGCTGGGGGCTGGACAGGAGAGGAACTGGAACTAAAACAGCTGAAGGCAAA GCTAGAGGAAGAAAGCAGTGCCTTTTActcctctgccaggctctgggatgATGGGATCATCCTACCTCAAGACACCAGGAAG gtGATTGCCCAGTGCTTGGAGATCATGGAACAGAAGAAGTACCAGGCTGTGtctccccgtccccatcccaTCATCAGGATGTAA